A genomic region of Pseudobacteriovorax antillogorgiicola contains the following coding sequences:
- a CDS encoding TIGR02147 family protein: MNTIDLIRHKPGIDALFSILREYRRRSQKYSYANLSRHLGLKSRSYISECLSGKKKLNQKHVKPLIELLGLPPSETEMLVKKTLLDIADLNPNDRHRLSRDISSIEKSFSQSEIDFSALRNPRLSVLLSVSLYLFDDNRATLRQLVKLFGRDQYHEIELAIADLLRLGLWQSEGDYYKYPEAGAMPFRSNEYSRESEVSYLKETIEEAKQALQKTYRTQPESSIFQSHVLTVNRKQYQQLIDDMKQSISRMQSNIEVSGNETDSLVRFNVQVYPIFD, encoded by the coding sequence AACCTGGTATCGATGCACTATTTTCTATTTTACGGGAATATCGTAGGAGAAGCCAAAAATACTCCTATGCAAATCTGTCTCGCCATCTCGGTTTGAAATCCCGAAGCTATATTTCTGAGTGCCTTAGTGGCAAGAAAAAGCTCAATCAAAAACACGTGAAGCCGTTGATCGAGCTGCTCGGCTTACCTCCTTCTGAAACCGAGATGCTCGTTAAGAAAACCTTGCTCGATATCGCCGACCTAAATCCAAACGATCGCCACCGCTTAAGCCGCGATATTTCTAGTATAGAAAAATCGTTTTCTCAGTCTGAAATAGATTTTTCTGCACTCCGCAACCCCCGGTTATCGGTTTTGTTAAGCGTGAGCCTCTATCTTTTTGATGATAACCGAGCCACCCTACGCCAGCTTGTTAAGCTCTTTGGCCGAGACCAGTATCACGAGATTGAACTCGCTATCGCCGATCTGCTACGCCTTGGTCTTTGGCAGTCTGAGGGAGACTATTACAAGTACCCAGAGGCCGGAGCAATGCCTTTTAGAAGCAATGAATATTCTAGGGAGAGCGAGGTAAGCTATCTAAAAGAAACTATCGAAGAAGCTAAACAAGCGCTTCAGAAAACATACCGCACCCAGCCTGAGTCGAGTATTTTCCAAAGTCATGTCCTGACTGTGAATCGCAAGCAGTATCAGCAGCTGATCGATGATATGAAGCAATCGATCAGCCGCATGCAGTCAAACATTGAAGTATCGGGAAACGAAACAGACTCTCTGGTGCGTTTCAACGTGCAAGTCTATCCCATCTTCGACTAG
- a CDS encoding RNA polymerase sigma factor — protein MPESVLSDTALVRQVQLDGNDEAFAAIVRRYQSPLRQFARKLLKSEEQGDEVVQEVFLIAYRRLGSFRGGSLRSWLLTITYRESLRTLQQKRKPLLLDEDYQVVYDQITRLDVGKALDALDERERQILVAWLYWDRSHGEIAAQEGVPLGTVKGILSRAKKKVRQFLGGSVYEG, from the coding sequence ATGCCTGAGTCCGTGCTTTCTGATACGGCCTTGGTTCGTCAAGTCCAGCTTGACGGCAATGATGAGGCTTTTGCGGCCATCGTTCGTCGCTACCAGTCACCCTTGCGGCAATTTGCACGGAAACTGCTCAAATCTGAAGAGCAAGGTGATGAAGTCGTGCAGGAGGTTTTTTTGATTGCTTACCGGCGACTTGGTAGTTTTCGCGGGGGCAGTCTGCGTTCTTGGCTGTTGACGATCACCTACCGAGAATCACTCCGCACCCTGCAGCAGAAGCGCAAACCACTGCTGCTCGATGAGGACTACCAGGTGGTCTACGATCAGATCACCCGACTCGATGTCGGGAAGGCCTTGGATGCTCTGGACGAGCGGGAGCGGCAGATCCTCGTGGCCTGGCTTTACTGGGATCGGTCTCATGGCGAGATTGCCGCTCAAGAGGGCGTCCCCTTGGGTACCGTGAAAGGCATTCTATCCCGGGCGAAAAAGAAGGTCCGGCAATTTTTGGGAGGCAGCGTCTATGAGGGATAA
- a CDS encoding GMC family oxidoreductase, giving the protein MVSKYLINRRRFAVSAGLSAFTSLLFKGKAIAQEELDFDQTYDDVADFVIVGSGAGGGTLAARLVEYGYSVILIDAGPKETNIAGTVPALHASASEDPARAWKFFVKHFEENPERDPKYADTDQGGPGIFYPRGSAIGGSTAVNAMIYVRPHNSDWNHIAATTKDPSWQAEKMEAYHKKVESWLMPQQPELGFIVKSLFDSPKLRNIVVNTILLRGNVEQIKQIFPRDPFRILRDFKEFGFVEGANQAIQRVLKNFSPNKKSRGDYAQEGAYLISTATHKTSGLIRRRGARERLLEVEAKHPDRLRIKADSFVTDLIFDEASDAQSRVRGVMVDERPSVYGAAYQGPDDLKPKLRTYGARREVIVAGGAFNTPQILMNAGIGPMDHLTEMGIRTRIDLPQVGQNLQDRYEVGMVYQSKDGQPISITEECLFEPTEADPCYQDWLEPDTQTVYDTNGTLISFILKSGYTPDPDLLCFAIPAEFRGYEMDYSKKLNQVPGRFTYAILKGHTENRGGRVRLKSRDPYDTPDIDFNYFPGGYDDADLKAVVKGMESVRGVMNFGVVGHEWDELNPTANTNFAEHVMNTAWGHHASCTCPMGLDPRSSVVDASFKVHGMVNLRVVDASVFPRIPGHFIVSSVYAIGEKAADVIHQEYKA; this is encoded by the coding sequence ATGGTATCTAAGTATCTGATAAACCGGAGACGATTTGCTGTTTCAGCTGGACTTTCTGCATTCACGTCTCTTTTGTTTAAGGGTAAAGCCATAGCTCAGGAAGAGCTGGACTTCGATCAGACCTATGACGATGTAGCTGACTTTGTGATTGTCGGCTCAGGAGCTGGGGGTGGAACCCTTGCGGCGCGCTTGGTTGAATACGGTTACAGTGTAATTTTAATCGATGCTGGGCCGAAGGAGACCAATATCGCTGGAACAGTGCCAGCATTGCATGCATCTGCATCAGAGGATCCAGCTCGTGCCTGGAAATTCTTTGTCAAACACTTCGAAGAAAACCCTGAACGAGATCCAAAATATGCTGATACCGATCAGGGTGGGCCGGGAATTTTTTACCCGCGCGGCTCAGCTATAGGTGGGTCCACGGCAGTGAATGCCATGATCTATGTTCGGCCTCATAATTCAGATTGGAATCATATTGCTGCAACGACGAAGGATCCGTCATGGCAAGCGGAAAAGATGGAGGCTTACCACAAGAAGGTGGAGTCTTGGTTGATGCCTCAGCAGCCAGAGCTTGGTTTCATCGTTAAGTCGCTCTTTGATTCACCTAAATTGCGTAATATTGTAGTGAACACCATACTTTTGCGGGGCAATGTCGAACAGATCAAACAGATATTCCCGAGGGACCCATTCCGCATCTTGCGAGACTTTAAAGAGTTTGGTTTTGTGGAAGGTGCTAATCAAGCCATCCAGAGAGTTCTAAAGAACTTTAGTCCCAATAAGAAGAGTCGCGGCGACTATGCTCAAGAAGGCGCTTACCTGATTTCCACGGCCACTCACAAGACATCTGGTTTGATCAGGCGCAGAGGGGCCAGAGAACGCTTACTAGAGGTAGAGGCGAAGCATCCCGATCGACTGCGAATCAAGGCCGATAGCTTTGTGACAGATCTGATCTTTGACGAAGCCAGTGATGCTCAATCCCGCGTTCGGGGTGTTATGGTCGATGAGCGACCCTCGGTCTATGGCGCTGCTTACCAAGGGCCAGATGATCTCAAACCAAAACTTAGAACCTACGGTGCTCGCCGGGAAGTGATCGTTGCGGGGGGGGCTTTCAATACGCCGCAAATTTTAATGAATGCTGGCATCGGACCTATGGATCACCTGACTGAGATGGGGATTCGGACTCGGATCGACCTCCCACAGGTAGGGCAAAACCTTCAAGATCGCTATGAAGTTGGAATGGTTTACCAATCTAAAGATGGTCAGCCTATTTCGATCACTGAAGAGTGCTTGTTTGAGCCGACAGAAGCCGATCCATGCTACCAAGACTGGTTGGAGCCAGACACTCAGACGGTTTATGACACCAATGGCACGCTGATAAGCTTTATTCTAAAGTCTGGCTATACCCCCGATCCAGACTTGCTTTGCTTTGCAATACCTGCGGAATTTCGTGGCTATGAAATGGATTACTCGAAGAAGTTAAACCAAGTGCCTGGGCGTTTTACTTATGCAATTCTCAAAGGCCACACGGAGAATCGTGGTGGTCGCGTGCGACTGAAGAGTCGCGATCCATACGATACCCCTGATATAGACTTCAACTACTTCCCTGGTGGCTATGATGATGCTGACCTCAAGGCTGTGGTGAAGGGTATGGAGAGTGTCCGTGGCGTGATGAATTTCGGAGTTGTTGGTCATGAGTGGGACGAGCTAAACCCGACTGCAAATACGAATTTTGCGGAGCATGTGATGAATACGGCGTGGGGGCATCATGCCTCGTGTACTTGCCCGATGGGACTCGATCCACGAAGTTCAGTGGTGGATGCTTCGTTTAAAGTCCATGGAATGGTGAATCTTCGAGTTGTGGATGCATCGGTGTTTCCTCGTATTCCAGGGCATTTCATCGTGAGTTCGGTCTATGCTATCGGTGAAAAGGCAGCAGATGTGATCCATCAGGAATACAAAGCCTAG
- a CDS encoding thioredoxin family protein has translation MLLDSKDIKFDWQAAKFDLPDPDGKSYAIDELMGENGLLIAFVCNHCPYVKAIISHLVEDAKILQEKGIGVVAISANDYKKYPEDSPPKMKLFAEKHGFTFPYLIDEEQTTARAYDAVCTPDFFGLNSSGELQYRGRLDNLKMGHGENRVPELVNAMNLIAETGKGPREQTASIGCSIKWK, from the coding sequence ATGCTATTAGATTCCAAAGATATAAAATTCGACTGGCAGGCGGCCAAGTTTGACCTCCCAGATCCCGATGGTAAAAGCTATGCTATCGACGAGTTGATGGGCGAAAACGGATTACTTATTGCTTTTGTCTGCAACCACTGCCCTTATGTGAAGGCAATCATCAGTCACCTGGTCGAGGATGCCAAAATTCTACAAGAAAAAGGCATTGGCGTCGTCGCCATTAGCGCCAACGACTATAAAAAGTATCCCGAAGACAGCCCACCAAAGATGAAACTCTTCGCCGAAAAGCATGGTTTCACTTTTCCCTACTTAATCGACGAGGAGCAGACAACTGCCCGGGCCTACGACGCCGTCTGCACTCCCGATTTTTTTGGACTTAACTCCTCTGGGGAGTTGCAGTACCGCGGACGTTTAGACAACCTAAAAATGGGACATGGCGAAAACCGCGTCCCAGAGCTAGTTAATGCTATGAACCTTATTGCCGAGACTGGCAAGGGCCCGCGCGAGCAAACTGCCAGCATCGGCTGCTCCATCAAATGGAAGTAG
- a CDS encoding YdeI/OmpD-associated family protein: MFFKGELLKDSKGILIDNGPNSQSAKRLEFRSSKDVTKLSATIKSYLKEAIALEESGAKVDFKKQPEAIPEELTKLFKKNAKLKKAYAALTPGRQRSFILHISSAKQSATRESRAEKCIPKILAGKGFNER; this comes from the coding sequence ATGTTTTTCAAGGGAGAGCTGCTGAAAGATAGCAAGGGCATTTTGATAGACAATGGCCCTAATTCCCAAAGCGCAAAGCGACTCGAGTTTCGTTCTAGCAAGGACGTCACGAAGCTTTCTGCAACCATCAAGTCCTACCTGAAAGAGGCCATCGCACTGGAAGAGTCTGGCGCGAAAGTTGATTTCAAGAAGCAACCCGAAGCGATTCCGGAAGAATTGACCAAGCTCTTCAAAAAGAACGCTAAGCTAAAAAAGGCCTATGCCGCCCTTACGCCTGGTCGGCAGAGGAGTTTTATCTTACATATTTCCAGTGCCAAACAATCAGCCACGCGGGAATCAAGGGCAGAGAAGTGCATCCCAAAGATTCTGGCTGGTAAAGGTTTTAATGAACGCTAA
- a CDS encoding TetR/AcrR family transcriptional regulator: MPRVKEFDPDKALDQAMQVFWRHGYEGTTVSHLMAATGLLKGSLYGAFGSKEKLFLKALSKYGEDFRKKGFQKQDPLDYLQQFFQRLVDEGGHTKGERGCLIMNSCVEFGRQDHIRAKLSGRLFQEVEKNLQSAVVAAIAAKQMPEDTDVDALVCRLVGGAFALREMGKFKRDRAYLSHIANGVLDEIGLKII, from the coding sequence ATGCCCAGAGTGAAAGAGTTTGACCCCGATAAAGCCCTTGATCAGGCCATGCAGGTTTTCTGGCGGCATGGCTACGAAGGCACGACAGTCAGTCATTTGATGGCGGCGACGGGTCTCCTCAAGGGCAGCCTCTACGGGGCCTTTGGATCAAAGGAGAAGCTCTTCCTCAAAGCACTGAGCAAGTACGGAGAAGACTTCCGCAAGAAAGGCTTTCAGAAGCAGGACCCTCTCGATTACCTCCAGCAGTTTTTTCAACGTTTGGTGGACGAGGGGGGCCATACCAAGGGCGAGCGTGGCTGCCTGATCATGAATAGTTGTGTTGAGTTTGGCCGGCAGGATCATATTCGGGCCAAGCTCAGTGGCAGACTCTTTCAGGAAGTCGAAAAGAATCTCCAGTCAGCGGTCGTCGCGGCTATCGCGGCAAAACAGATGCCAGAGGATACAGACGTGGACGCCCTGGTCTGCCGGCTGGTAGGGGGGGCTTTTGCCCTGCGCGAGATGGGCAAGTTCAAAAGAGATCGGGCCTATTTGAGTCATATTGCGAATGGAGTTTTGGATGAGATTGGCCTCAAGATCATCTAA
- a CDS encoding carboxymuconolactone decarboxylase family protein — protein MSTLPVYTESNAPSEESQELLSQVKKKYGFIPNLLGEFAASHPVLQAYMQLGENLSKTSLTPLEQQLLLVTISRDNNCTYCVAAHTAVAVGSKLDQEPINAVREGRLPSHPKLQALVRFAEQVVGERGWVSQDQVQAFIDAGYSEANVLDVVLAASMKTLSNYTNHIFETPVDANFQPFAWKK, from the coding sequence ATGTCAACGTTACCCGTATACACAGAAAGCAATGCCCCTAGCGAAGAAAGCCAAGAACTTCTCAGTCAAGTCAAGAAGAAGTACGGCTTCATTCCGAATCTTTTAGGCGAATTTGCCGCCTCCCATCCTGTCTTACAAGCCTACATGCAGCTCGGTGAGAACCTATCAAAAACCTCACTGACGCCCCTCGAGCAACAGCTGCTGCTCGTCACTATCAGCCGTGATAACAACTGCACCTACTGTGTAGCCGCTCACACCGCTGTCGCTGTTGGTAGCAAACTCGACCAGGAACCCATCAACGCGGTCCGGGAGGGGCGACTGCCTTCGCACCCGAAACTGCAGGCCCTCGTGCGATTTGCCGAGCAGGTTGTTGGCGAACGTGGCTGGGTGAGCCAAGACCAAGTCCAGGCCTTTATCGATGCCGGCTATTCTGAAGCCAATGTTCTCGATGTGGTCCTCGCTGCCTCTATGAAGACACTGAGCAACTACACGAATCACATCTTCGAGACGCCCGTTGATGCCAACTTCCAGCCTTTTGCTTGGAAAAAGTAA
- a CDS encoding NAD(P)-dependent oxidoreductase, which translates to MSKLGFIGFGAMGSRIVKNFLLAGHEVKGFNRDSEKVKAISGVELVDSPAAAAAGVDVVFVMVRDDEASRQVWTDPDHGVLSAIDNKTIAVDLSTLSLAWTKELGVIMSERNLAFLEAPVVGTRPQADQKQLVVLSAGEKEALDTVKPILETTAAKVVPLQERGQGAALKLVINTLFGTQSIVFAEMTQTMRKLGFSDEAIMNILPELPVTAPIMKMMLNLMTEKRFDPLFPIDLVEKDFGYAEELIASQGVQPLITKACREIYQQAKDHELGDKNISAIIALYHS; encoded by the coding sequence ATGAGCAAGTTAGGTTTTATAGGTTTTGGAGCTATGGGAAGTAGGATTGTAAAAAACTTTCTCCTCGCAGGTCACGAGGTAAAGGGTTTTAATCGCGACTCGGAAAAAGTTAAGGCGATCAGCGGAGTGGAGCTGGTGGACTCACCGGCTGCTGCTGCCGCGGGTGTTGATGTGGTTTTTGTGATGGTGCGTGACGACGAGGCCTCTCGCCAGGTGTGGACTGACCCTGATCATGGGGTATTAAGCGCGATTGATAACAAGACGATTGCGGTCGATCTCAGTACCTTAAGTCTGGCTTGGACCAAGGAGCTGGGAGTCATCATGAGCGAGAGAAACCTAGCCTTTCTTGAAGCCCCGGTAGTCGGTACCAGACCCCAGGCAGACCAGAAGCAACTAGTGGTCCTAAGTGCCGGAGAAAAGGAGGCATTGGATACTGTTAAGCCTATCCTCGAGACTACAGCAGCCAAGGTCGTTCCTTTGCAAGAGCGAGGTCAGGGTGCAGCCTTGAAACTAGTTATCAATACGCTCTTTGGAACCCAGTCGATAGTCTTTGCCGAGATGACTCAAACGATGCGTAAGCTAGGGTTTTCCGATGAAGCCATCATGAATATTCTGCCGGAGTTGCCGGTCACAGCACCGATTATGAAGATGATGCTGAACCTAATGACAGAAAAACGCTTCGACCCGCTATTTCCCATCGATCTGGTCGAAAAGGACTTTGGCTATGCCGAGGAGCTTATCGCATCCCAAGGGGTACAGCCCCTGATTACTAAGGCTTGCCGAGAGATATACCAGCAAGCCAAGGATCATGAGCTAGGCGATAAAAATATTTCAGCAATCATAGCGCTATATCATTCTTAG
- a CDS encoding DUF6249 domain-containing protein gives MRLYWYLMAIFLMLSSAAMAQPPAPELITEQPEDRIPAVNLSVSPELAEKLDDKQLYKLVKSAIHSKQPQPDYFLPQDVMIPMVVFFSIVAIVFISLFIPYRRTRDLQETLRAMVKENREIPESLLLSLHQQKLPTAQADLRKGILLSAVGLGASIIVFMVNPNASNDGSWTGGFLPLFIGLGYLILWFLHRRNKHA, from the coding sequence ATGAGACTTTACTGGTACTTGATGGCTATATTTCTAATGCTTTCTAGCGCAGCAATGGCGCAACCCCCTGCCCCGGAGCTCATCACGGAGCAGCCAGAGGATCGGATACCTGCCGTCAATTTGAGTGTATCTCCGGAGTTAGCCGAAAAGTTGGACGACAAGCAGCTCTATAAATTGGTAAAGTCTGCCATTCACAGCAAGCAGCCTCAACCGGACTACTTTCTCCCTCAGGATGTGATGATTCCGATGGTGGTGTTTTTTTCAATTGTAGCGATTGTATTTATCAGTCTTTTCATTCCTTACCGCCGCACCCGCGATCTCCAGGAGACCTTGCGGGCTATGGTGAAAGAGAACCGAGAGATTCCAGAATCTCTGCTGCTCTCCCTTCATCAGCAGAAGCTGCCGACCGCCCAAGCTGATCTGCGCAAGGGGATCCTTCTGTCAGCCGTTGGTCTGGGCGCTTCGATCATCGTATTTATGGTGAATCCGAATGCCAGCAACGATGGATCTTGGACAGGTGGCTTTCTCCCTTTATTTATTGGACTGGGCTATTTGATCTTGTGGTTTTTGCACCGGCGCAACAAGCATGCCTGA
- a CDS encoding LysR family transcriptional regulator — protein MDISHLAVFIEVMKKGSFAAVAKDRHIAPSTVSRIVAGLEEHSQTRLFERNTRKLEPTEAAHSLHTRLEPLLEEIIASFDELQDTSSQVQGPLRITSPVSLGLVYLSPWLTQFSIDYPKVSIDYLMTDDRVDIINEKIDVAFRFGQLDDSNFISQKLFKLKYIACASPEYLQREGKPRTPKDIVQHNCLSFLIPGFSTSWKFKALGKAKISEYPISGNLRISNAMGLKESALQGHGISLLPEFTVRRDLVDQQLINLFPSYEISATNFDSYVWVVFPSRTYLSKRTRALLDFVKQQDY, from the coding sequence ATGGATATTTCACACCTAGCTGTTTTTATTGAGGTAATGAAGAAAGGCTCCTTTGCCGCTGTCGCCAAGGATCGGCATATTGCACCGTCAACGGTTTCGCGGATCGTCGCTGGATTGGAAGAGCATTCGCAGACTCGGCTATTTGAGCGTAATACCAGAAAGCTCGAACCCACCGAGGCTGCCCACTCGTTACATACCCGTTTAGAGCCTTTGTTGGAGGAGATCATTGCCTCCTTTGATGAACTCCAAGACACCTCATCCCAAGTCCAAGGCCCCTTACGGATCACCAGTCCGGTGTCCCTGGGATTGGTTTACCTTTCTCCTTGGCTGACGCAGTTTAGCATCGACTATCCAAAGGTCAGCATCGATTACCTCATGACCGATGATCGCGTTGATATTATCAATGAAAAGATTGATGTAGCCTTTCGCTTTGGCCAGCTCGATGACTCGAACTTTATCTCGCAGAAACTATTTAAATTGAAGTATATCGCCTGCGCCTCCCCAGAGTATCTTCAGCGGGAAGGCAAACCTCGTACCCCAAAAGATATAGTTCAGCATAACTGTCTGTCGTTTTTGATTCCGGGATTTTCTACCAGCTGGAAATTTAAAGCCTTAGGCAAGGCGAAAATATCGGAGTACCCCATTAGTGGAAACTTGCGGATCTCCAACGCTATGGGTTTGAAAGAGTCTGCCTTGCAAGGCCATGGAATATCTTTGCTACCGGAGTTTACGGTGCGGCGAGATTTAGTAGATCAACAACTGATCAATCTATTTCCCAGCTACGAAATCAGCGCGACAAACTTCGATTCCTATGTTTGGGTTGTTTTCCCAAGCCGTACTTACCTATCGAAACGAACCCGGGCCTTGTTAGACTTCGTAAAGCAACAGGATTACTAA